A single genomic interval of Candidatus Neomarinimicrobiota bacterium harbors:
- a CDS encoding DNA alkylation repair protein has protein sequence FFQRILAASTDSRNMVKKAVNWALRQIGKRNAVLNRRAIAVAREILARDNPTARWIASDALRELQSEAVQKRLPDNVAKV, from the coding sequence CTTCTTCCAGCGCATCCTGGCTGCATCGACCGACAGCCGCAATATGGTGAAAAAGGCCGTGAACTGGGCCTTGCGGCAGATTGGCAAGCGCAATGCTGTCCTGAACAGGCGGGCCATCGCCGTGGCCCGGGAAATTCTGGCCAGGGACAATCCCACTGCCCGCTGGATCGCCAGCGACGCCCTCCGCGAACTGCAAAGCGAGGCAGTGCAGAAGCGGTTGCCAGACAATGTAGCCAAGGTATGA
- a CDS encoding DNA-3-methyladenine glycosylase I, translated as MTVTEQSGANAITRCWGDGDPLMEAYHDSEWGRPVHDDRTLCEFLLLDNFQAGLSWRTILHKRENFRRAFDGFDPYKIAAYTNVDRQRLIADPGIIRNRAKVNAAITNAQAFLKVQKEFGSFDQYIWQFTDYQTIRNPGYTAWEDIPVSSPESDAMSRDLGIRGFKFVGTTICYAYMQGIGMVDDHLLTCFLYGQL; from the coding sequence ATGACCGTCACAGAACAGTCAGGGGCAAACGCCATCACCCGCTGCTGGGGGGACGGCGATCCCCTGATGGAAGCCTACCACGATTCCGAGTGGGGACGTCCCGTCCACGACGACCGTACCCTGTGCGAGTTCCTCCTGCTGGACAACTTCCAGGCCGGACTGTCATGGCGGACTATCTTGCATAAGCGTGAGAATTTCCGCCGGGCCTTCGACGGCTTCGATCCCTACAAGATCGCTGCCTACACTAATGTTGACCGTCAAAGGTTGATAGCCGACCCCGGCATCATCCGTAACCGGGCCAAGGTCAATGCCGCCATCACCAATGCTCAGGCCTTCTTGAAGGTGCAAAAAGAGTTTGGCTCGTTCGACCAGTATATCTGGCAATTCACGGATTATCAGACCATCCGGAACCCCGGGTATACCGCCTGGGAAGATATTCCAGTCTCCTCCCCGGAATCGGATGCCATGTCGCGGGACCTGGGAATCCGGGGATTCAAGTTCGTCGGGACCACCATCTGCTATGCCTATATGCAGGGCATCGGCATGGTGGATGACCATCTGCTGACTTGCTTTCTCTACGGCCAGCTCTGA